The region TCTTCCGGCTAATTCCGCCGCCGTGACTGCTGTTCGGCATCAGCACTGTGTAGCGACCAGCGAGACTTAGATAGGTGGTAAGGGCTGCGCCCTTGTTGCCGCGCTCTTCTTTCACGACCTGCACCAACAGAACCTGGCGGCGTTGGATTACATCCTGAATTTTGTAGCGGCGGCGCAGAGCCTGACGGCGTGCGCGAACTTCGTCGACTTCCTTGGCGCGACTCTTGCCTTTGCCATTACCTTGGCGGCGGCGTCCACGGCGTCCGCGACCCCGGCGAGAATCGCTCCTGTCATCATCGCCATCGTCATCTTCGTCGGACTCATCGCCTTCTGAGTCGTCGTCATCGTCCGAACCATCGTAATCGTCGTCGCCATCGACGAGACCTTCTTCGATAGTTGAAACCTTGTCCTTCTCTGAGGTGTCAATTTCCTCGACCCCGTCTTCGGCTAGATCTTCGGCGAGCGCTTCGCCAGATTCTTCGTCTTCGGCGTCATATTCGTCGCCGGGCATTTCGCCGCGATCTTCCTCTTCGGCGCGCAGGCGGGCTTCTTCCTCTGCTGCTTCGGCTTCTTCAGCGAGCAGCGCTTCGCGATCCGCTTGCGGGATCTGGTAATAGTCCGGATGGATTTCGCTAAAGGCCAGGAAACCGTGACGGTTGCCGCCAAAGTCGACGAAAGCTGCCTGCAGCGACGGTTCGACCCTTGTTACCTTGGCGAGGTAAATGTTGCCTTTGATTTGTTTGTGTTCGGCAGATTCGAAATCAAATTCTTCGATCCGGTTGTTCTTGACTACCGCTACCCGAGTCTCCTCGTGGTGGCGCGCGTCGATGAGCATGCGCGTTGCCATTATGTATTCTCCAGGCGCGGGGGCTTCGGGGCAATGCTCCGGCCGATGCGCGCCTCTGATTGTATGATGTTTGGAATGTACCAACCGTTCCATGTGAGCGGTTGGCGATAGGGTTTTGACCCGCTACGTGAACGCGTACGGGTGAAAATTCTGTTGTTTCTATTGCGAGAGAAAGACCGCAAGTCTGTGCTGCGACCCGGCCGACACTTGCCATCGCGCGTGGATCACGCGGCGCTGCAAAATCGTCGGAGGGCTGTCTATTCACTGCATCAACCTGTTGTGGGGCCTTGCAAAAATAGCTTCGCAAGGCAGCGGGAGTTGGGTTTGCGGAGGGAGCGGATGTCGCGTCTCTGCAAATGTAAACCGCTTGACAGCCTGCTAGCACCGTGGGTTTCAACCCGCAACCATATTGCGTTTACTTAGCGCAGCAACGTAACACGCTTTGTTAATGACGATACGCCAACATATCATATTGATAGGTTTGCTTCCGATCCTGCTGGTCGGGGGGTTGATGATGGCTGGCGTAAAAGTGCCCGTGCCCGAATGGGGGCGCGACTATGTGCTCCAGCTTTTGATGCCTGATGCTGCGGCCGAACTTGAGTTGCCAAATATTTACGGGCCCAGAGATCCTGCAGCCCCGCTTGTTGTGATCGATGCCGGGCATGGCGGGCGGGATCTTGGTGCCGTGGGCGCGGGTGTTCGCGAGAAGGATGTCACGCTCGCGCTGGCGATCGCATTGCGAGATGCGATTGTAGAGCAGGGGGGTATCCGGGTTGCTTTGACCCGCGAAGACGATCGTTTAATCACTTTGACTGAACGCCCCGATATCGCTCGGCGCATGGAAGCGGATCTGTTTCTGTCGATCCACGCCGATTCCGCTGGTGACAATGAAGCGGTGAGCGGCGCCAGCATTTATACGCTGTCAGATCGCGCATCGAGTGCCGCCGCAGCCCGCTTCGCCCGGCGCGAAAATGATGCAGACCGGGTCAACGGTGTGTCGATCGAAGGCCAAAGCGGTGACGTTGCGGATCTGTTGGTTGAATTGTCGCAGCGGCGCTCTCAGGCTGAATCTGCCGAGTTCGCTGGTCTGGTGACGCGCGAAGGAGCCGGAGAGCTCGCATTCCATTCACAAGCGCAAAGGTCCGCTGATCTTGTCGTGCTGCGAACGCCTGACATGCCATCGGCACTTTTTGAATCGGGCTTCGTTACCAATCAAGACGACGCAGCGAGGCTCGCGTCTGAGGAGGGGCAGGCGCAGTTTGCACAAGTGATGGCGCGTGCGATCCGGGTGTACTTCATCCGCCAAGGCCAGATTTAAGCCACCGGTTTTGCCCGTTTCTGCACAGTTCATCGCGAAGTATATAGCAAGACGCGGAAACCGCGTGCTAAAGCGCCGTCCGAGCTACAAGATCCGACCATGAACAAAGCACTCACCTTCGACCTCGATTACATCCGCGCGCGTTTGCAAGGAGATAGCTTGGCCTCGCTCGCGTGGTTCAGGGAAAACTGGCGTCAGCAGCGCCTGTTTCGCTGGGGTGCGGCGGCCTTGGGTGCGTTCGTCCTGCTGCTGATTGCATCATGGTTCTTGCTAGCACGCGGATTACCCGATGCAGAAGGGCTGGTTGACTATGAGACACCCCTGCCGACGGTTGTTCGCGGAATCGATGGTGAGATTGTCCATTCCTATGCCCGTGAACGGCGCGTACAGCTGCAATATGCGGATTTCCCTGAGCAATTGATCGAGGCTTATCTCGCTGCAGAGGACAAGACATTTTTCACTCACGGCGGGGTGGACCTGACCGGCACGGCAGGCGCGGTTGTCGACTATGTCAGCAAGTTGAGCTCGGGCGAGCGCGCGGTTGGAGGCTCTACCATCACTCAACAGGTCGCAAAGAACCTGCTGCTTGGCGACGAGTATTCCGTTACTCGCAAGCTCAAAGAGATGATCCTGGCGACACGAATCGAGAGCGTGCTCACCAAACAGGAAATTCTCGAACTCTATCTCAATGAAATCCCGCTGGGCCGCCGCAGTTTCGGAGTACAGGCCGCGGCACAGGCTTATTTCGATAAAGATGTTGCCGACCTGGAGCTGCACGAGATGGCATTCTTGGCGATCCTGCCAAAGGCGCCAGAGCGATATGGCCGTGCGCGCAATGCCGAGCTGGCGATGGATCGCCGCAATTTTGTCCTCAGCCAGATGGAGAATAACGGATTCATCTCTGCTCAAGAAATGCGTGCGGCGCAAGACCAGCCGCTGGGTCTGGTCACACAGCGAAGCCTACCCTCGGTCGATGCGGGTTATTTCCTGGAGGAAGTGCGACGCCAGTTGCTTACGGATTTTGGCGAGACAGCGGACGACGGCCCGAATAGCGTATACGCCGGTGGTCTTTGGGTGCGCACATCGCTCGACCCTGCGTTGCAGACAGCCGCGCGTGACGCATTGCGCAATGGCCTGAACAGCTACCATGGCAGTCGTGGCTGGGCCGGCCCAATCGCGACTATCGATGTCAGCCAAGGCAATTGGGCAAGTCAGTTGCAAAGTTCCTTCCTGGGAATCCGCTATGAGGATTGGCGCATTGGCGTTGTCACCAAAAGCAGCGGCAGTTCTGCGACAATCGGGTTCGCTAGTGGTGATGAAGCACCGCTCGTCAGCCCGCCACCTGCTCTGAAAGCGGGTGACGTGGTCGCGGTCCGGCCAACCGGTAGCGGCTTTCGGATTGGCGTGGTGCCAGAGGTATCGGGCGGATTTCTAGCGCAATCTGTCCAGACGGGACGCATGCTTGCCATGCAAGGCGGGTTTGATTTCCGCCTGAGTGATTTCAACCGCGCGACGCAGGCGGAACGACAACCGGGATCAACTATCAAGCCGTTCGTGTACGCAACTGGACTTGATAACGGTATGACCCCCGCCAGCGAAGTTCCGGACCAAACCTTTTGTTACTACCAAGGCTCAAATTTGGGCGAGAAATGCTTCCGAAACTTCGGTGGTGAAGGTGGCGGTGTGCACACCATGCGCTGGGGACTGGAGCAATCACGCAATCTGATGACCATCCATATCGCGATGGAAGCGGGCATGGAGCAGGTAAATAATACTTTCGAACGGTTGGGGATCGGATCTTATGAACCCTATCCTGCCTTTGCTCTGGGGGCAGGCGACACGACTGTTCAGAAAATGGTCAACGCCTATGCTGCGCTGGCCAATCACGGTCGGCTGAACAAACCGACCGTCATCGACTATGTCCAGAACCGCCGAGGCGAGGTCATCTGGCGTGCGGACAACCGCCGTTGCGATCGCTGCAATATGTCCGAATGGGACGGGCAGCCCATGCCGCGTTTCGGCTTGAAGGGCGAAGAGGCAATGGACGCACGTACAGCGTTCCAGACTGTTCATATGCTTGAAGGCGTTGTCACACGCGGCACCGCCACCCGATTGCGCGATCTCAATCTGCCATTGTTTGGCAAGACCGGCACGACATCCGGCCCGACCAACGCATGGTTTGTTGGTGGCACGCCAGAGATAGTGGCCGGCGTCTATGTGGGTCATGACCAGCCGCGCAATCTGGGTGGATGGGTTCAGGGCGGCAATACCGCCGCGCCGATCTTCAAGGAATTTGTCCAAAAGACACGTGAGCGATGGAGTGATCAACCTGCTGTTGCACCGGCAGGCATTCGCATGGTCCGTATCGATCGCAAGAGCGGCAAACGTGTTTTCGATGGCGATCCTTCGGATGACCCGCAAGCAACGGTAATCTGGGAAGCATTCAAGCCTCACACGGAACCACCGCGCGAAACGCGCCAAGATCAGATCGCAGAGCTGCGCGAGGAATTGCTTGCGCTTATTCGCCGAGGCACGGACGCAAACCTCTCTTCAAGCGACGGCCAGCCCAGCGACTTCGTGGAAGAACAAGGCGGAATCTATTGATCTCCGGGATCAAAGGCGCGCTTTGAACGCTTGAGTGAAGAATAGGGAAACTGGAAACCATTATGCGCAAACTTGTTCTCACCGCTGCCTTGGCACTTGGCCTGGCTGTTCCGGCGTCTGCTGATCTGCCCACGGGCGCTCAAGCGCCTCTGTTCACGACACAGGCGGCTTTGGCGGGACAGAAGTATGGCTTCAACCTGCGCAGCGCTCTCGCGAAGGGGCCAGTGGTCCTTTATTTTTACCCCAAAGCTTTCACCAAGGGATGCACACTGGAGGCAAATGCCTTTGCTGAGGCCATCCCCGAGTTCAAGGCGCTGGGTGCCACGGTGGTCGGCCTATCCAATGACGATATCGAAACACTGAAGCGTTTCTCGACTGAGGAATGCCGCGACGCCTTTGCGGTCGGTGTCGCCAGCCGGCGGATCGTCGAAGCATACGATGTTGCACTGGTTCGAAATGGTCAGGACACAGGTGTCACTTCGCGCACAAGCTATGTCATCGCGCAAAGCGGCGAGATCGTAATGGTGCACTCGGACATGGACTACAGCGATCACGTGCGCAAAACCCTTGAAGAGGTGCGGATGCTCGCTAGCTGAGTGCAAGATAGCCGTGTTCAGCGCGGCTCAATCGCTTTACAATCACATATGTTGCGCTAATCGCGTGCGCCTAATTGTGCGAAGGATTTGTTATGCGTGCCGAAGGGCAGGCCAATATTGACCGGATCAAAGCGGCGCTGGCTCTTGTGCGTCAATCGCTCGACTGGGACGTTGCGTTGCGTCGGCTCGATGAGCTGAACGCGCGCGTGCAGGACCCCACGCTGTGGGACAATCCCAAGGAAGCGCAGGCGCTCAGCCGCGAGCAAAAGACGCTTGAGACCGCGGTCAATACAGTCAACGAGATTTCCGCCGAGATGGCGGACGCGATCGAATTCATCGAGATGGGCGAAGCCGAGGGCGAAGAGGATATCGTAAATGATGGTCTCAAGAGCCTGGAGAAGCTGGCGGATCGGGCCGATGCGGACAAGGTTCAGGCGCTGTTGTCGGGTGAAGCGGACGGCAATGATACTTATCTCGAGATCCACGCCGGCGCTGGCGGAACAGAGAGCCAGGATTGGGCGGAGATGCTTTTCCGCATGTATGGCCGTTGGGCTGAACGGCGCGGTTTCAAGGTAGAAACAGTCGAATATCAGTCTGGCGATCAGGCCGGCATCAAATCGGCAACGCTGCTGTTGAAGGGCGAAGGCGCCTATGGCTACGCCAAGACTGAAAGCGGTGTGCATCGCCTTGTCCGGATCAGTCCCTATGACAGCGCAGCCAAACGCCATACAAGCTTCTGCTCTGTCTGGGTCTACCCGGTGATCGATGATGATATCGATATCGAGATCGATCCGTCTGATTTGAAGATCGACACCTATCGTGCGTCGGGCGCAGGCGGCCAGCACGTCAACACCACAGACAGCGCCGTTCGAATTACGCACCAACCGACCGGGATTGTGGTGGCTAGCCAGAATGATCGCAGCCAGCACAAGAACCGTGCGACCGCAATGAACATGCTGAAGGCGCGTCTTTTCGAGCGTGAAATGGCAGAGCGCGAAGCAGCGGCAAGCGGCGAATATCAGGAAAAGAGCGATATTGGTTGGGGTCACCAGATCCGATCTTACGTTTTGCAACCGTATCAAATGGTGAAGGACCTGCGCACGGGCGTGACTTCAAGTTCGCCTGACAAAGTGCTTGATGGAGAGCTGGATCAGTTCATCTCCGCCGCTTTGGCGCAGCAGGTGACCGGCGAAACTGTTGAAGTGGAAGACGTCGAATAGTGTTGAACAGAGCCGTCCTCTTGCTGGTTTGCGCGCTGACTCTTGCTGGGTGCGACCAAATGAGCGGAGCCGGTGATCGTCCGGACAGCGCGCGTAGATTTCCCGAGGCAGACAGGCCAGTATCCGGGCTTGGCTCAACAGAATTCTCGAGCGAAGATGCGCGCGACGAGCGCGGTGAAGCGCAAAAGGTGATGGACCTGGCAGAGGTCAGCGTGGGAATGACTGTTGCCGATATCGGCGCAGGTGAAGGGTATTACACCGTCCGCCTCGCCGAGAAGGTTGGCGAGGATGGCCGCGTCCTTGCACAAGATATCGACCGCGATGCTTTGGACCGGCTCGGGGAGCGCGTCGAGCGGGAGCGT is a window of Altererythrobacter rubellus DNA encoding:
- a CDS encoding N-acetylmuramoyl-L-alanine amidase family protein, with translation MTIRQHIILIGLLPILLVGGLMMAGVKVPVPEWGRDYVLQLLMPDAAAELELPNIYGPRDPAAPLVVIDAGHGGRDLGAVGAGVREKDVTLALAIALRDAIVEQGGIRVALTREDDRLITLTERPDIARRMEADLFLSIHADSAGDNEAVSGASIYTLSDRASSAAAARFARRENDADRVNGVSIEGQSGDVADLLVELSQRRSQAESAEFAGLVTREGAGELAFHSQAQRSADLVVLRTPDMPSALFESGFVTNQDDAARLASEEGQAQFAQVMARAIRVYFIRQGQI
- a CDS encoding penicillin-binding protein 1A, which encodes MNKALTFDLDYIRARLQGDSLASLAWFRENWRQQRLFRWGAAALGAFVLLLIASWFLLARGLPDAEGLVDYETPLPTVVRGIDGEIVHSYARERRVQLQYADFPEQLIEAYLAAEDKTFFTHGGVDLTGTAGAVVDYVSKLSSGERAVGGSTITQQVAKNLLLGDEYSVTRKLKEMILATRIESVLTKQEILELYLNEIPLGRRSFGVQAAAQAYFDKDVADLELHEMAFLAILPKAPERYGRARNAELAMDRRNFVLSQMENNGFISAQEMRAAQDQPLGLVTQRSLPSVDAGYFLEEVRRQLLTDFGETADDGPNSVYAGGLWVRTSLDPALQTAARDALRNGLNSYHGSRGWAGPIATIDVSQGNWASQLQSSFLGIRYEDWRIGVVTKSSGSSATIGFASGDEAPLVSPPPALKAGDVVAVRPTGSGFRIGVVPEVSGGFLAQSVQTGRMLAMQGGFDFRLSDFNRATQAERQPGSTIKPFVYATGLDNGMTPASEVPDQTFCYYQGSNLGEKCFRNFGGEGGGVHTMRWGLEQSRNLMTIHIAMEAGMEQVNNTFERLGIGSYEPYPAFALGAGDTTVQKMVNAYAALANHGRLNKPTVIDYVQNRRGEVIWRADNRRCDRCNMSEWDGQPMPRFGLKGEEAMDARTAFQTVHMLEGVVTRGTATRLRDLNLPLFGKTGTTSGPTNAWFVGGTPEIVAGVYVGHDQPRNLGGWVQGGNTAAPIFKEFVQKTRERWSDQPAVAPAGIRMVRIDRKSGKRVFDGDPSDDPQATVIWEAFKPHTEPPRETRQDQIAELREELLALIRRGTDANLSSSDGQPSDFVEEQGGIY
- a CDS encoding peroxiredoxin; amino-acid sequence: MRKLVLTAALALGLAVPASADLPTGAQAPLFTTQAALAGQKYGFNLRSALAKGPVVLYFYPKAFTKGCTLEANAFAEAIPEFKALGATVVGLSNDDIETLKRFSTEECRDAFAVGVASRRIVEAYDVALVRNGQDTGVTSRTSYVIAQSGEIVMVHSDMDYSDHVRKTLEEVRMLAS
- the prfB gene encoding peptide chain release factor 2, with product MRAEGQANIDRIKAALALVRQSLDWDVALRRLDELNARVQDPTLWDNPKEAQALSREQKTLETAVNTVNEISAEMADAIEFIEMGEAEGEEDIVNDGLKSLEKLADRADADKVQALLSGEADGNDTYLEIHAGAGGTESQDWAEMLFRMYGRWAERRGFKVETVEYQSGDQAGIKSATLLLKGEGAYGYAKTESGVHRLVRISPYDSAAKRHTSFCSVWVYPVIDDDIDIEIDPSDLKIDTYRASGAGGQHVNTTDSAVRITHQPTGIVVASQNDRSQHKNRATAMNMLKARLFEREMAEREAAASGEYQEKSDIGWGHQIRSYVLQPYQMVKDLRTGVTSSSPDKVLDGELDQFISAALAQQVTGETVEVEDVE